The Streptomyces liliiviolaceus sequence GGGCCTCCCCCAGGTCGGGGCGCCAGTCGTCGATGGGGACCACACCCGGGGCGAGCAGCTCCAACCCGTCGAAGAATCCGGCCAGTTGCCGCGGGCTGCGCAGGTGGTACGGTGCCGCGCCGCTCTGGTTGTAGAGCCGGGTGGCCTCGGCGTTGGCCTTGTTGGTGTCGACGCTGTCGTTGAACGCGAACCAGCTGCCGGAGGGGAGCGCCGCCATCAGCGTGCCGACGATGCGGCGTGCCTCGTCGTAGTCGGCGATGTGTCCGCTGACCTGCATCAGCGTCAACGCGACCGGCCGGGTGAGGTCCAGGGTCCTCGACGCCTCCCGCAGGACGGTCGCGGGGTCGTGCAGGTCGGCGTCGACGTAGTCCGTCGCCCCTTCGGGGCTGCTGGTCAGCAGGACCCGGGCATGGGTGAGGACCAGGGGGTCGTTGTCCACGTAGACGATGCGTGCCTCGGGGGCCACCCGCTGGGCGATCTCATGGGTGTTGTCGACCGTCGGCAGTCCGGTGCCGACGTCGAGGAACTGCCGGATCCCGGCCTCGCCTGCCAGATGGCGCACGGCCCGGCCGAGGAAGGCCCGGGAGCCGCGGGCGAGGTCGGTGATACCGGCGAAGACCTCGCGGAACGCGTCTCCCGCCACGTGGTCGACGGGGTAGTTGTCCTTCCCGCCGAGCCAGTAGTTCCAGATCCGGGCCGAATGCGGCACCGTCGAGTCGATCTTCGCTAACGCCGCTTTGTCAGGAGCGGACGAGTCCTGGGTCACCGGCAACCTCCTTGAGGA is a genomic window containing:
- a CDS encoding SAM-dependent methyltransferase; translated protein: MTQDSSAPDKAALAKIDSTVPHSARIWNYWLGGKDNYPVDHVAGDAFREVFAGITDLARGSRAFLGRAVRHLAGEAGIRQFLDVGTGLPTVDNTHEIAQRVAPEARIVYVDNDPLVLTHARVLLTSSPEGATDYVDADLHDPATVLREASRTLDLTRPVALTLMQVSGHIADYDEARRIVGTLMAALPSGSWFAFNDSVDTNKANAEATRLYNQSGAAPYHLRSPRQLAGFFDGLELLAPGVVPIDDWRPDLGEARSVGDVIALGGVARKP